In one Marinomonas maritima genomic region, the following are encoded:
- a CDS encoding alpha/beta fold hydrolase — translation MRARIETEAFGDSSNQAIFMVSGWAMPKDVMHAFASRLSQRFYVVLANLPGISLDEQWISRSRIGPNYDIDALSEQLIEVAPKEAWWIGWSLGGMVSTYVAARRSSQVLGLITLAASPSFIKREEWSHGMAIEDFDAFAEFVDQSPEQGLQRFVMLQAKGAKNERALVKQLQSFLPMKTLNRVALIGGLRLLKSLDVRREWSLLDVPNLHLLGGKDALVSSKTLEQQTDVNPLQQCVVLSNCAHQPFLEEEEACVRHIENFIDANNT, via the coding sequence ATGCGAGCACGTATTGAAACAGAAGCTTTTGGAGACTCGTCTAATCAAGCCATTTTTATGGTATCTGGTTGGGCAATGCCAAAAGACGTTATGCATGCTTTTGCTTCGCGTCTGAGTCAGCGCTTTTATGTTGTGCTGGCGAATTTACCCGGTATTTCTCTTGATGAGCAATGGATTTCTCGTTCTCGCATTGGGCCTAATTACGATATCGATGCTTTATCAGAACAACTGATCGAAGTTGCACCTAAAGAGGCTTGGTGGATTGGCTGGTCGCTTGGCGGCATGGTGTCTACTTATGTGGCGGCGCGTCGCTCTAGTCAGGTTCTTGGTTTGATCACGTTAGCTGCCTCTCCTAGCTTTATCAAAAGAGAAGAATGGTCGCATGGTATGGCGATTGAAGATTTTGATGCGTTTGCTGAATTCGTTGATCAATCGCCAGAACAAGGGCTTCAGAGATTTGTTATGTTGCAGGCAAAAGGGGCGAAGAATGAACGAGCCTTGGTCAAGCAGTTACAATCCTTTTTACCGATGAAAACATTAAATCGTGTGGCTCTGATTGGCGGGCTTAGGTTGTTGAAATCTCTTGATGTTCGTCGTGAGTGGTCCCTTTTGGATGTGCCTAATTTACACCTTTTAGGTGGTAAGGATGCGTTGGTTTCTAGTAAAACCTTGGAACAACAAACTGATGTAAATCCTTTGCAGCAATGTGTTGTGTTGTCAAATTGTGCACACCAGCCTTTTCTTGAAGAGGAAGAGGCTTGTGTGCGTCACATAGAAAACTTTATCGATGCTAATAACACGTGA
- the bioF gene encoding 8-amino-7-oxononanoate synthase codes for MKPVPKSPDWMLSALEERRQQNLMRRTVTLDGPQIPHAKINTQDYAAFCSNDYLGLANHPALIKALHDTAQKYGVGGGSSHLVCGHLAPHQQLEDALADWLGYERVMLFSTGYMANLGVISALAGKGRPVIQDKLNHASLIDGALLAQAPLRRYLHKDVASAEKLLSRSTDTGLLITDGVFSMDGDIAPLSELSNLAIKHDWMFMVDDAHGLGCLGEDGRGCLSLAGLDAEQLPLLVGTFGKAFGTAGAFVATSHEYADYLTQFARPYIYTTAMSPAIAGATLASLRIIQSSEGQERREKLARHVAYFRQRMQSLPVALMASETAIQPILIGDSKTSLQISEQLKSLGIWCTAIRPPTVPVGSARLRITLSAAHSDSDLVLLCDSLEHVLIAK; via the coding sequence ATGAAGCCAGTGCCTAAGTCGCCGGATTGGATGTTGTCTGCGCTTGAAGAGCGCCGACAACAGAATTTGATGCGTCGAACGGTGACGCTGGACGGTCCTCAAATTCCTCATGCTAAAATCAATACTCAAGATTACGCCGCTTTTTGTTCTAATGATTACCTTGGTTTGGCAAATCATCCTGCGTTGATTAAAGCGTTGCACGATACCGCTCAGAAGTATGGTGTCGGTGGTGGCTCGTCGCATTTGGTGTGTGGCCATCTAGCGCCTCACCAGCAACTTGAAGATGCCCTCGCAGACTGGCTTGGTTACGAGCGAGTGATGCTGTTTAGTACGGGTTATATGGCGAACCTCGGGGTGATATCGGCGCTAGCTGGTAAAGGTCGGCCTGTTATTCAAGATAAACTCAATCATGCTTCGTTAATCGATGGTGCGTTATTGGCGCAAGCGCCACTGCGTCGTTATTTGCATAAAGATGTGGCGAGTGCTGAAAAGTTATTATCTAGATCGACTGACACCGGATTACTCATTACGGATGGTGTATTCAGCATGGATGGTGATATAGCGCCTTTGTCGGAGTTATCTAACTTGGCTATCAAGCATGATTGGATGTTTATGGTCGATGATGCTCATGGCTTAGGGTGTCTTGGTGAAGATGGGCGGGGGTGTTTGTCGTTGGCGGGTTTGGATGCTGAGCAGCTGCCTCTATTGGTTGGAACGTTTGGCAAAGCTTTCGGAACGGCAGGGGCTTTTGTGGCGACGTCACATGAGTATGCGGATTATTTAACGCAATTTGCGCGTCCTTATATTTATACAACGGCGATGTCGCCCGCTATAGCGGGAGCAACGTTAGCGTCTTTGCGCATCATTCAATCATCAGAAGGTCAAGAAAGACGCGAAAAATTGGCTCGGCATGTTGCGTATTTTCGTCAACGAATGCAGTCGTTACCGGTTGCCTTAATGGCGTCAGAGACCGCGATTCAGCCGATTCTTATTGGTGACAGCAAGACCTCGCTTCAAATTAGTGAGCAGCTAAAGTCACTAGGTATCTGGTGTACAGCGATTCGACCTCCAACTGTTCCAGTAGGCAGCGCCCGTTTAAGAATTACCTTAAGTGCGGCCCACTCTGACTCGGATTTAGTGTTATTATGCGACTCACTCGAACACGTTTTAATCGCCAAATAA
- the bioB gene encoding biotin synthase BioB, with protein sequence MSLSTSVATTSKPRFDWTHAEVKALFDLPFMDLIFRAQTVHRENFAPNEVQVSTLLSIKTGACPEDCKYCPQSGHYNTELKKEKLMEVQKVLEEAALAKEKGASRFCMGAAWKHPSEKDFPYVLEMIKGVKSLGLESCVTLGSLNDDQAKRLSEVGLDYYNHNLDTSAEFYDSIITTRTYQDRLDTLSRVRTSGIKLCCGGIMGMGEEQKDRVGLLRQLSLMSPHPESVPINMLVKVEGTPMESVDDLDTFEFIRTIAVARIIMPKSHVRLSAGRHGMNEQTQALCFIAGANSIFYGEKLLTTGNPEADKDMALFANLGINPEKREEHSDEAVADAIVAQAVKQEESKLFYEASA encoded by the coding sequence ATGTCTTTAAGTACATCTGTAGCAACTACCAGTAAGCCGCGTTTTGACTGGACTCACGCCGAAGTAAAGGCGCTTTTTGATCTGCCATTTATGGATTTGATATTTCGCGCTCAGACCGTTCATAGGGAAAACTTCGCACCAAACGAAGTGCAAGTCAGTACTCTTTTGTCGATCAAAACCGGGGCTTGTCCTGAAGATTGTAAATATTGTCCGCAAAGTGGTCATTATAATACTGAGCTTAAGAAAGAAAAATTAATGGAAGTGCAAAAGGTACTGGAAGAGGCTGCTTTGGCGAAAGAAAAGGGCGCAAGCCGCTTTTGTATGGGGGCGGCGTGGAAGCACCCTTCCGAAAAAGATTTTCCTTATGTACTTGAAATGATCAAGGGAGTGAAATCTTTAGGGTTGGAGTCTTGCGTTACATTGGGCTCGTTAAATGATGATCAGGCGAAGCGCTTATCGGAAGTGGGTTTGGATTATTACAATCACAACCTAGACACATCTGCAGAGTTTTACGACAGTATTATTACGACAAGAACTTACCAAGATCGTTTGGATACGTTATCGAGAGTGCGAACGTCAGGCATTAAGCTTTGCTGTGGTGGCATTATGGGGATGGGCGAAGAGCAAAAAGACCGAGTGGGTCTTTTGCGTCAACTTTCTCTTATGTCTCCTCATCCTGAGAGTGTTCCTATCAATATGTTGGTGAAAGTAGAAGGAACACCGATGGAAAGTGTTGATGATCTTGATACCTTCGAATTTATTCGGACAATCGCTGTAGCGCGAATTATTATGCCAAAATCCCATGTTCGCTTATCGGCGGGTCGCCATGGAATGAATGAACAGACTCAGGCCTTGTGTTTTATAGCGGGTGCGAACTCAATTTTCTACGGTGAAAAATTATTAACGACAGGCAACCCTGAGGCCGATAAAGACATGGCCTTGTTCGCAAATTTGGGTATTAATCCTGAAAAACGCGAAGAGCATTCAGATGAGGCGGTTGCTGATGCTATTGTGGCTCAAGCAGTGAAGCAGGAAGAATCCAAATTGTTTTATGAAGCCAGTGCCTAA
- a CDS encoding ComF family protein encodes MDWKKLSTTKIYEVYRRLFLTRCYLCNGKCENTLCLPCQEGLSLNTNSCHHCKRPTHTISNLCGQCQTLPPPYHFCIAPYRFEGIVKTLIHNIKFNQGNHYIRPLTYLLSNHLIRTYSSGNWPEQLLYVPSHPNRIKERGFCQTRAMSNHLIKSLQQHIGKECPALPKYNPIQKTKHTKAQHSLSRKERLKSPQNSYKVDTPIAKHVALFDDVMTTGSTVENCAKLLLKAGAERVDVWVIARTPDKEH; translated from the coding sequence ATGGACTGGAAAAAACTGTCAACTACAAAAATATACGAAGTTTACAGAAGGTTATTTTTAACTCGATGCTACCTCTGCAACGGCAAATGCGAGAATACACTTTGCCTTCCCTGCCAAGAAGGGCTTTCACTCAACACAAACAGCTGCCATCACTGCAAACGCCCTACACACACAATCAGTAACCTATGTGGACAATGCCAAACACTGCCGCCACCTTATCATTTTTGTATCGCCCCCTATCGATTTGAAGGCATCGTAAAAACGCTCATCCATAACATCAAGTTCAACCAAGGAAACCATTACATTCGGCCACTAACCTACCTATTGAGCAACCATTTAATCAGAACATACTCATCCGGCAACTGGCCAGAACAACTACTTTATGTGCCCAGCCACCCAAACCGAATCAAAGAACGCGGATTTTGCCAAACAAGAGCGATGTCCAACCACTTAATTAAAAGCCTACAGCAGCACATCGGAAAAGAATGCCCAGCTTTACCCAAATACAACCCGATACAGAAAACTAAACACACTAAAGCTCAGCATTCTTTAAGTCGAAAAGAGCGCCTAAAAAGCCCTCAAAACAGCTATAAAGTGGACACTCCAATTGCAAAGCATGTTGCTCTATTTGATGATGTCATGACAACGGGAAGCACAGTAGAAAATTGCGCAAAACTACTGTTAAAAGCGGGAGCTGAGCGCGTCGACGTATGGGTTATTGCCAGAACGCCCGACAAAGAACACTAG
- the bioA gene encoding adenosylmethionine--8-amino-7-oxononanoate transaminase, protein MKTQQEYLDLDKQLLWHPYTSMSKPSPHFLVESASGCEITLNDGRILIDGMSSWWSVIHGYNHPAINSAIQHQLAQFSHVMFGGLTHKPAIELAEKLIAITPDNLQRVFLSDSGSVSVEVALKMAIQYWNTQGKPDKQFFVSPKSGYHGDTFAAMSVCDPDNGMHNLFSAALTQQLFVSPPPTGFHEPIKTEYLDEIRKVLQKNHQRLAGFIIEPVVQNAGGMRFYNPEYLNQIRVLCDEFDILLIFDEIATGFGRTGKLFATDHTNICPDIMCVGKALTGGYMTLAATLTNNKVALGISANDGVFMHGPTFMGNPLACAAANASLLLLSEYNIPEKITQLETWMREALAPCTHLKQVKGVRCLGGIGVVELNNAVNLHEIQPKFVELGVWVRPFGKLIYLMPPYVISKEQIQTLGSAIYHVISENPC, encoded by the coding sequence ATGAAAACACAACAAGAATACCTAGATTTAGACAAGCAGCTTCTGTGGCATCCGTACACCTCAATGAGCAAACCCAGTCCGCATTTTCTTGTCGAAAGTGCTTCAGGCTGTGAGATAACACTCAACGACGGACGCATTCTCATCGACGGAATGTCTTCTTGGTGGAGCGTGATTCACGGCTACAACCATCCGGCAATAAATAGCGCCATCCAGCATCAACTCGCCCAATTTTCTCATGTCATGTTTGGTGGGCTCACACACAAACCCGCCATAGAACTTGCCGAAAAGCTCATTGCCATTACGCCAGATAATCTGCAACGCGTCTTTCTCTCGGATTCAGGCTCCGTTTCCGTTGAAGTCGCGCTTAAAATGGCCATCCAATACTGGAATACTCAAGGCAAACCAGATAAGCAGTTCTTCGTTTCCCCAAAAAGTGGCTATCACGGCGATACCTTTGCCGCTATGTCTGTATGCGATCCAGACAATGGCATGCATAACCTATTCAGTGCCGCACTCACTCAACAGCTTTTTGTCTCACCACCGCCAACGGGTTTTCATGAACCAATAAAGACAGAATATCTAGACGAGATTCGAAAAGTATTACAAAAAAATCACCAACGCCTTGCAGGCTTTATCATTGAACCTGTTGTACAAAACGCAGGAGGAATGCGTTTCTATAACCCAGAATACCTTAACCAAATAAGAGTACTTTGCGACGAATTCGACATTCTTTTAATTTTTGATGAAATCGCTACAGGTTTTGGCCGCACTGGAAAGCTCTTTGCCACAGATCACACCAACATCTGCCCAGACATCATGTGTGTCGGTAAAGCACTCACTGGCGGCTACATGACACTAGCGGCTACATTGACCAATAATAAGGTTGCTCTTGGAATAAGCGCTAATGACGGCGTATTTATGCACGGCCCTACGTTCATGGGAAACCCTCTCGCTTGCGCAGCCGCAAACGCCAGTTTATTGTTATTAAGTGAGTACAATATCCCTGAAAAAATCACTCAATTAGAAACGTGGATGAGAGAAGCACTAGCGCCTTGCACACACCTTAAACAAGTGAAAGGGGTACGATGCCTTGGCGGAATAGGCGTTGTAGAGTTAAATAATGCCGTCAATTTACATGAAATACAGCCTAAATTCGTTGAACTTGGCGTATGGGTTCGCCCCTTTGGTAAGCTAATTTACCTAATGCCACCTTACGTTATCAGCAAGGAGCAAATCCAAACACTTGGTAGCGCTATTTATCACGTCATAAGTGAAAACCCTTGTTAA
- a CDS encoding methyl-accepting chemotaxis protein, whose translation MRKMPVTNKEIDFPEGSSLVSSTDVKGRITFVNDAFCDVAGYEREALIGAPHNIIRHPDVPSAVFANMWADLKQGKSWMGLVKNRCENGDHYWVSAHVSPLLDGRKVIGYESVRRKATRDEISHAQSVYGRINSGKNLVPASTKAIAYLDNAAWPLMSCFMLLALIGLLSNTLMLQVAGPILALFGCCLAYQQSKSLNAVVSGLSPEAHNTIGQYLYCKTVGTKAAIKFAKIHQEAAGNTFRYRLKEGAQQLQHRASEAKASVSTNLANFNKQRNTFQEVVAASSQLLSSVTLVAENVHVAVEATESVGVVSRESRLLAQQTGETMRQVYQDISDAKKVVAILAERSDSINEVVNSISGIAEQTNLLALNAAIESARAGEAGRGFAVVADEVRALAIRTQNATQSIHSMTEELKKNTADVTNTIDKGTMVAQEGVDSVNKVAQKMGDIESAIKQIVKMTAQINVSSEEQASVARDLNEKMREVDALSINSIERAENIVINISHIEEEAYEQGNLAERMKQ comes from the coding sequence ATGCGCAAAATGCCAGTAACAAATAAAGAGATTGATTTCCCAGAAGGTTCTTCTTTGGTGTCTAGTACAGATGTGAAAGGACGCATTACATTTGTTAATGATGCTTTTTGCGATGTAGCGGGTTACGAGCGTGAAGCGTTGATTGGGGCGCCACATAACATTATTCGTCACCCTGATGTGCCTTCTGCTGTCTTTGCTAACATGTGGGCTGATCTCAAACAGGGCAAGAGTTGGATGGGGTTAGTGAAGAACCGTTGTGAAAATGGTGATCACTATTGGGTGAGTGCTCATGTCAGTCCGTTATTAGATGGTCGTAAGGTAATTGGTTATGAGTCTGTTCGCCGTAAAGCGACCCGAGATGAAATTTCGCATGCTCAGTCTGTCTACGGTCGGATTAACTCTGGTAAGAATTTGGTGCCTGCGTCTACTAAAGCGATTGCCTATTTAGACAATGCTGCTTGGCCTTTGATGTCTTGCTTCATGTTATTGGCTTTGATCGGATTGCTATCTAATACATTGATGTTACAGGTGGCTGGTCCTATTTTGGCGTTATTTGGGTGTTGTTTAGCGTATCAGCAGAGTAAGTCATTGAATGCTGTTGTATCTGGCTTGTCACCTGAAGCACACAATACAATAGGGCAGTATTTGTACTGTAAAACCGTCGGTACTAAAGCTGCAATTAAATTTGCGAAGATTCATCAAGAAGCCGCAGGCAACACGTTTCGCTATCGCTTAAAAGAAGGGGCGCAGCAGCTTCAACACAGAGCGTCCGAAGCGAAAGCGAGTGTGTCGACGAATCTTGCTAACTTTAATAAGCAACGTAATACGTTTCAGGAAGTGGTCGCTGCCAGCTCTCAATTGCTTTCTAGTGTCACGCTGGTGGCGGAAAATGTTCATGTAGCCGTTGAGGCGACGGAGTCTGTAGGTGTGGTTTCTAGAGAAAGTCGTTTATTGGCTCAGCAAACTGGCGAAACGATGCGTCAGGTTTATCAAGATATTTCTGATGCGAAAAAAGTGGTAGCCATACTGGCAGAGCGCAGTGATAGCATCAACGAAGTGGTTAATTCCATCAGTGGTATTGCAGAGCAGACAAACTTGCTTGCTTTAAATGCAGCGATTGAGTCTGCCCGTGCAGGTGAAGCTGGACGAGGCTTTGCGGTGGTCGCCGATGAAGTTCGAGCGCTGGCAATCCGAACGCAAAATGCGACGCAAAGTATTCACAGCATGACGGAAGAATTAAAGAAAAATACGGCAGATGTGACGAATACCATCGATAAAGGCACGATGGTTGCGCAAGAAGGTGTGGATAGCGTTAATAAAGTCGCTCAAAAAATGGGTGATATTGAGTCTGCTATTAAACAAATTGTCAAAATGACGGCTCAGATTAATGTGTCTTCAGAAGAACAGGCCAGCGTAGCTCGTGACCTTAATGAAAAAATGCGAGAAGTAGATGCTCTTAGTATTAATAGTATCGAGCGAGCAGAAAACATTGTGATAAATATCAGCCATATTGAAGAAGAAGCCTACGAGCAAGGCAATCTTGCTGAGCGTATGAAGCAGTAG
- the dnaB gene encoding replicative DNA helicase, whose amino-acid sequence MQLNDSEVASIKLPPYSIEAERSVVGGLMLDPEAWEKVSELVIADDFYRPEHKLIFTVIARLADESEPIDVVTIGERLDKRGDLESIGGMAYLIEVAEATPSSSNIGSYADIVRERSILRRLISTTNDISARAFHPEGMTAAEVLDEAERKIFQIAEGGEKKGGPRIVSDILSATVDKIDELYHQEGAITGLSTGFTDLDAMTAGMQKSDLIIVAGRPSMGKTTFAMNLVENATMISDKPVIVFSLEMPSEQLMMRMLSSLGRIDQTRMRSGQLVQEDWDKLMSAVKMLKDRKLFIDDTGGISPTEMRSRVRRIAREHGGVAMIMVDYLQLMQIPGFTEGRTNEISEISRSLKALAKEMECPVVALSQLNRSLENRPNKRPVNSDLRESGAIEQDADVISFVYRDEVYHEDTPHKGIAEIIIGKQRNGPIGTCRLAFVGKYTRFEDLAPDAYRDFDDE is encoded by the coding sequence GTGCAACTAAATGATTCTGAAGTCGCTTCTATAAAATTACCACCGTATTCTATTGAGGCTGAGCGTTCTGTTGTTGGCGGCTTGATGCTTGACCCAGAAGCTTGGGAGAAAGTATCTGAGCTGGTAATAGCGGATGATTTTTATCGGCCGGAGCATAAGCTCATTTTCACTGTCATTGCTCGCCTAGCGGATGAATCTGAGCCTATTGATGTTGTAACCATTGGTGAACGTCTCGATAAGCGTGGTGACTTAGAATCCATTGGTGGCATGGCGTATTTGATTGAAGTCGCTGAAGCCACTCCGAGCTCCTCTAATATTGGTTCTTATGCGGACATAGTTCGCGAACGCTCGATTTTGCGTCGCCTTATTTCAACGACTAACGATATTTCTGCCCGAGCGTTTCATCCAGAAGGTATGACGGCGGCTGAAGTATTGGATGAAGCGGAAAGGAAAATTTTTCAAATTGCAGAAGGCGGAGAAAAGAAAGGCGGCCCTAGAATTGTTTCTGATATTCTTAGTGCAACGGTTGATAAGATAGATGAGCTTTACCATCAAGAAGGTGCGATTACTGGTTTGAGTACCGGTTTTACTGATTTAGACGCCATGACGGCGGGCATGCAAAAATCGGATTTGATTATCGTAGCGGGTCGTCCTTCCATGGGTAAAACGACCTTTGCGATGAATTTGGTGGAAAATGCCACCATGATCAGTGATAAGCCGGTCATTGTATTTAGTTTGGAGATGCCTTCAGAGCAGTTGATGATGCGTATGTTGTCCTCACTTGGTCGAATTGATCAGACGCGTATGCGATCTGGTCAATTGGTTCAAGAGGACTGGGATAAGTTAATGTCTGCTGTGAAGATGCTTAAAGATCGTAAGCTATTTATTGATGATACTGGTGGTATTAGCCCGACCGAGATGCGTTCTCGGGTGCGTCGAATTGCGCGTGAACATGGTGGTGTTGCTATGATCATGGTCGATTATCTTCAGTTGATGCAAATTCCAGGCTTTACGGAAGGTCGGACTAATGAAATTTCTGAAATTTCTCGCTCGCTCAAGGCGTTAGCCAAAGAAATGGAGTGTCCTGTAGTGGCGCTTTCTCAGCTAAACCGTAGTCTGGAGAATCGTCCTAATAAACGCCCCGTAAACTCGGATTTGCGTGAATCAGGAGCGATCGAGCAGGATGCTGATGTAATATCGTTTGTTTATCGAGATGAGGTGTATCACGAGGACACACCACATAAAGGTATCGCAGAAATTATTATTGGTAAGCAGCGTAATGGCCCAATAGGTACTTGTCGCTTAGCGTTTGTTGGTAAATATACCCGCTTTGAAGATTTGGCACCCGATGCTTATCGAGATTTTGATGACGAATAG
- the rplI gene encoding 50S ribosomal protein L9 has protein sequence MEVILLDKVNKLGGIGDVAVVKPGYARNFLIPNKKAVMATKANLASFEERRVELEAKAAERKAEAEARAQTLEGKTFTIAANAGDEGKLFGSIGTRDIADAISTQVAVEKAEIRLPEGAIRHTGSFEVDIQLHSEVIVTVTLAVIAE, from the coding sequence ATGGAAGTTATTCTACTCGACAAAGTAAACAAGCTAGGTGGAATTGGTGACGTTGCCGTCGTTAAACCAGGCTATGCTCGTAACTTTTTGATTCCGAACAAAAAAGCTGTAATGGCGACTAAAGCTAACTTGGCTAGCTTTGAAGAGCGTCGTGTTGAACTTGAAGCGAAAGCTGCTGAGCGTAAAGCAGAAGCAGAAGCTCGTGCTCAAACACTAGAAGGCAAAACTTTCACTATCGCTGCAAATGCTGGTGATGAAGGTAAGCTTTTCGGTTCAATCGGTACTCGTGATATCGCTGACGCTATCTCTACGCAAGTAGCAGTAGAAAAAGCTGAAATCCGTCTTCCTGAAGGCGCGATTCGTCACACTGGTTCTTTCGAAGTAGACATTCAGCTTCATTCTGAAGTTATTGTTACTGTTACTTTGGCGGTAATCGCAGAGTAA
- the rpsR gene encoding 30S ribosomal protein S18 — protein MARFFRRRKFCRFTAEGVKQIDYKDLETLKGYVTETGKIVPSRITGTKARYQRQLATAIKRARYIALLPYTDSHFN, from the coding sequence ATGGCTCGTTTTTTTCGTCGTCGTAAATTCTGCCGTTTTACAGCAGAAGGCGTTAAACAGATCGATTATAAAGATCTAGAAACACTAAAAGGTTATGTTACTGAAACTGGCAAAATCGTACCTAGCCGTATTACTGGCACTAAGGCTCGTTACCAGCGTCAGCTAGCGACTGCGATTAAACGCGCTCGCTATATTGCTTTACTTCCTTACACTGATAGCCATTTTAATTAA
- the rpsF gene encoding 30S ribosomal protein S6 — translation MRHYEIVFLVHPDQSEQVPAMVERYTNLITEDGGQVHRLEDWGRRQLAYPINKIHKAHYVLMNVECSDSVLSELNDTFRYNDAIIRNLVIRCKDAVTDVSPIKASEGREDRRPAPQREERSHENTDEVAEESED, via the coding sequence ATGCGTCATTATGAAATCGTCTTTCTGGTTCACCCAGATCAAAGTGAACAAGTACCAGCAATGGTTGAGCGTTACACGAACCTAATCACAGAAGATGGTGGTCAAGTTCACCGTCTAGAAGATTGGGGCCGTCGTCAATTGGCTTACCCAATAAACAAAATTCACAAAGCACACTATGTTCTTATGAACGTTGAGTGTTCTGATAGTGTTTTGTCTGAACTAAACGACACTTTCCGCTACAACGATGCAATCATCCGTAACTTGGTGATTCGTTGTAAAGATGCGGTTACTGACGTATCTCCTATTAAAGCTTCTGAAGGTCGTGAAGATCGTCGCCCAGCTCCTCAACGTGAAGAGCGCAGCCACGAAAACACTGACGAAGTAGCTGAAGAATCTGAAGATTAA
- a CDS encoding MipA/OmpV family protein: MIKKASLALLLLAPFSAQADNSLGIIGTQSESLYKDTASKSRALPNLSYTGERFYFRLPEIGYYLLPKTPAQSLAVGLSYERTGFDPGDSDDANIRLLDDRDDSIMAFASYQIGPITTKLAQDVSGKHDGFYAQISVGYPLIVAAWKIIPSITYRYMDSKMSNHLFGVSQSESVKTGGAIAAYDSPSVSRITYGVRGIYPLTQSVNLMLGVNQTQYHNAILKSPIIEDNTVTSVLAGIVLSF, translated from the coding sequence ATGATAAAGAAAGCGTCACTAGCATTACTGTTACTTGCCCCTTTCTCGGCTCAGGCTGACAACAGCTTAGGCATTATAGGGACGCAATCAGAATCCCTTTATAAAGACACAGCCTCTAAATCAAGAGCCTTACCAAACCTCTCCTACACTGGCGAACGCTTCTATTTTCGTCTACCGGAAATAGGCTATTATTTATTACCTAAAACCCCCGCACAAAGCCTTGCCGTTGGATTATCTTACGAAAGGACGGGGTTTGACCCAGGCGATTCTGACGACGCTAATATAAGATTACTCGATGATAGAGACGACAGCATCATGGCCTTTGCCTCTTATCAAATAGGCCCCATTACCACAAAATTAGCACAGGACGTCAGTGGTAAACACGATGGCTTTTACGCACAAATTTCGGTCGGTTACCCACTTATTGTTGCTGCCTGGAAAATCATTCCGTCCATCACTTATCGCTATATGGACAGTAAAATGAGCAACCATCTGTTTGGCGTTTCACAAAGTGAATCAGTAAAAACGGGCGGCGCGATTGCAGCCTATGATTCACCCTCAGTTTCTCGTATTACCTATGGGGTGAGAGGCATCTACCCATTAACTCAAAGCGTCAATCTCATGCTAGGCGTCAACCAAACCCAATACCACAATGCTATTTTAAAAAGCCCTATTATCGAAGACAATACCGTCACTTCTGTATTAGCAGGCATTGTGCTTTCTTTTTAA